The nucleotide window GTGAGGAACCTCATGCAATTCGATAATGTAGATTTTGAGACACCATATCTCTCAGGTTACACATTTTTAAGAAATGGAAAAATATGCTGGTTATTTTTATTTCTCTTTTCGGAGATCATAGCTATCATATCCTTAGTTTCTAATGGAATGAGTTTAGGAACACAAGACTCAACTCTCATATAATTCTACTGATATCTTAAGTTTAATTAAAAATTTTAATTAATAAATCTCCCTAATATAAAACCATGGACGTTTCCTTAAAGTGTTATATTCAATTTCTGCAGAAAACTTAGTTTACCATCCAAACCTTCTGATAAGATTTTAATAGTTGTCCTCAAATTGTCTCTCACCATGAGACAAAATTTAGCCCCATTGCTATTATTTGTAATAATATTTTCAATAATACCTATATCCACCATAGGTTCATTAGCATCAAGTTCTAAACCTAACTACTTCAACGTCACCTTCGTCGAACAGGGGCTTCCCTCTGGAACTTCCTGGTCGGTCAACTTCAACGGTACTGTGAAAAACTCGACAAGTAACGAAATCACATTCAGTGTCCAGGGCCCATCGTACCTTCATTATTCCATTCCCGATGTGGGAAAACTTATTCCTACCCCCTCCTCAGGTTACGTCTTCGTTAATTCCTCCACAACGGTAAACGTCAGTTTCTCTCCACCTTTCGTTAAGATAGTCCTAGGAAAGCCTGAGGCAAAACTTCAGAGCACTGGACAGGTGGTGAGTGAACTTCAAACAGGTCAAACCTACGAGGTTGGAGTGGAGATCCAGAATCAGGGAAATACAAATACCCTAGTGACGGTCAATGAGACCATAATACTTAACGGAAGATCAGTCACATCAGTCACACCTTTAGAGGGATTAGCGGCTGGAGCTTCAACATTCTTGGGTTTTCAATGGACCCCTTCGCAGAACGGGGTTTACGACTTCCAAGTGACGGTTTCAGCAACGCCGAACATCACGGAATCTGCTTCATCATATCTTTACGTTGGCCAAACTCCTACAACTGTAACAAGTTATAACGTCACCTTCGTCGAACAGGGGCTTCCCTCTGGAACTTCCTGGTCGGTCAACTTCAACGGTACTCTTAAGAGTTCTCAATCAAACCAAATAACATTCCAGGCGAAGAATGGTACGTATAACTACGAAATAGGTAACGTAAGTTACGCCTCTAGGGGTATCCTAGGTTACGTTCCATCTTTGCAAGCGGGAAAGGTCACCGTAAATGGCTCCTCAGTGAAGGTTACGGTTAACTTCCTATCTCTTATCTTCAACCCCACCCTTACCTTGTCATTAGTTAACTCCACAAAGCCGACCCAGATATTCGGAAACACGTCCTATGAGCTGTCAGTCAACGTAACCAATTTAGGTAATTCGTCGGGGCACGGCTACCTCCTTATTTTGGCGAAGCAGGGGAACTCAACCTTAATTAATAAGGCTTACAACTTTAGCTTAGGTGTCAAAGCGACTAAGAGCTTTGTACTCCCCTTGGAGGTTACCAGCGCCCAAAACGTTGTAATCACGGCATATAGTTACGCTCAGACCCCATCGGGTAACGTTCCTATCAACTCTACCTCAATCACGTTAACTGTACTACCTAAGGTAACCTCAGTTTCTACAGGAACCTCCAGCACAACTAACACCTCTACGTCTCCGCCAACCACTCATAGTAATACGACGACTACAACTACATCTCCCAATACCACTACAACTACGACCCCTCCAACCTCTAACGTCACCGTCACACCTTCCCCCAAATCCAGCAATTTCAGTGTATACCTAGTGCTAGGGATAGTAGTGGTAATAGTTGTAATTGCTTTGGTAGTAGTTCTTTTAAGAAGAAAATAATTTTTCTCTATAAAAATTGAAGCTAATCTTTTAAACTATCATGATGTTTTCGTTTTTATGAAATTAAATTTCATAGGTTCGTATCTCTCTTGGGTCATGGACTCCTATGATCTCGGCGCAGTGGTTATCACGGCAGCTATTCTAGAGAAAGTTTTCTACCCTACCTTAGGACTTCTCGGTGCAGTGCTTCCTGTGGTGTTTACTGTGGCAGCTAGACCTCTAGGGGCATTCCTCTTCGGACTACTCGCTGACTTGAGAGGGAGGAAAAAGGCGTTAGTTTTCACTGTACTAGGCTACTCCCTCTCCATTGGGATCACGGGACTCGTCCCTCCATACGCTCAAATCGGGATAGTCGCACCAGTCCTTATCTCCATGTTAAGGGTTATCCAAGGAATATTCATAGGCGGGGATGTATCTAGCTCCTTCACCCTCGCCATGGAGAGCGTATCCAGAAGGAGAGGGTTGTTCTCTGGACTTATGCAGTCTGGAACGCTCCTGGGTTTCGTGTTAGTGGATTTGCTCTTCACTTCCCTAGCAAAATCCCCTTCGTTTTTCCAGTACACATGGAGGTACATTTACTTCACGGGTGTAATTCCTGCTGTGTTGGCTTTGTTGATAAGGGCTAAGATGACCGAGTCAAAGGTTTACCTAGAGGCTGAGAAGGATTATCCAACTAAAGGTCTTCAGCCCATATGGCAGACCATATTGGTCATGATAGGATTCTGGGTAATTATATACGCAGGACCTCAGTTCATACCTGTCTATCTAGGGCAGGTCCTGAAGTTACCTCCTGCAACCTACGGTTTCCTTGCCCTCATTATGAACGTGGTTGGAATACCGACCATGATAATATCGGGTCTCGCATCCGACCTTCTGGGAAGGAAGACCTTAGGAGTTATTGGGGTACTGGTTGCCTTCCTGACTGCGCTCTGGTTTTATTCATTTGGAACACCGTCGATAGGATCCATGATAGCTTTCGGAATAGGCATGAACGTGGCATCTTCCATATCCCCTGCATACCTGGCGGAGAGGTTTAAGACGTTTAGCAGAGCTACAGGAGTAGGTTCGTCCTATAACGGTGCGTTCCTAGTTGCAGGCTTCACTCAGCTCTTCATTTCCGGGCTCTCGGCTTTCACTTCGACCTCTCACTCTGCCATTATCGTGGTTGGAGCTGGAGCTTTAGTAGCAGGAGTAGGACTGCTAGCCGGTCCAGAGACCCTAAGACTGTCATACCTGAAGGTATGATTTTTTTAACCAAGATGGATATAACTATCTGATGGTAAAATGAAAACGTGGCTAATCGCCGTAGCTGTGGTTGTATTGGTAATAGTCGGATATTTCGGCTACGTTTACCTCAACACCGGACCGGTATCCGTGTACGTCCAGGACGCTCCCTCAGGCTTTGCAGTTTATCTTACCGTATCGTCCATTATGCTTCATCAGGTCAACGGGTCTTGGATCACCGTATCCAATAAAACCGTAACCTTTCAGCTTAGCTCAAACCTGACCCAACTTGTATCTGCTAGGGTGCCTGCAGGGAAGTATAACGAGATTTTCTTGGTGATTAAGAACGCCTCAGTATCTCTGTCTGGATATTCCGTCACAGTTCCAAGTAACGTTCTTAAGATACACTTCATTTCAGATAAAGACCTAGTGGTAGCCTCCAACTTGAACGCGCAAGTTATAATCAGCTTCCCGCACGTTTCCCTGTCAGCAGGTTCTTTAATAATATCTCCGTCTATCACGGCTGAGGCTATAGGATAAGCCGTCAAGGATAAGATTTTTCCACATAAGTTTTTCTTAAATAAAAATATAAAAATTAAATTAAAACGAAGGATTCAAGTAGAGTCATGAGAAAACTCAAACTCAGTATCTCCTACGCTCGTCTTCAACTACTTTGTTTGAGATGTTGTTTTGAGTGTTGACCTCGAAGGTTCCCTGAGTTTCTACCATCTTTCCTGTTCTTCCTAGAGATAACCTCATGGAACCTCTATGTACTGAGACAAATCCATCCTCTATTGCGAATACCTTACCTTGAGTTACCTTATTTATGTTGGAATCCCACACGCTCATTAAAACGCAACCCGTCTCGTCTCCGACTAGGACGTCTACAACCTGATGAGAGGATCCGTCCTTCCCAATCACTTGTCTTTTCTCTCCTAGACTAATTACCTTTACTGTTACGTCAGCCCTCTTCCTGGGCATTAGATCTTTTACTTTCAATTTTTGTATACCTAACTATATGTAGGCATACTTCATATTAAATCCTTCTGAAATAATTGCAGGAAAAATATTTGCCACTAGTTAAAAGATATAAGTCAATATTCTATATTCATGAAACACTGGTTCGGGTGGGGTCGGGTCCTACTTGAAGAGAGCAGCTAGCATGCTTACTCCTCCCCATGGTACATCATACCCTAGTACCTCCACCTCTGAGGGGTTAGAGAAACCGAGCACGGCGTAAAGAGGGTTCAATAACCCTTCAGGTTGAGCCTCGATCCATTCCTTTCTTCTCGGGAGAGTCATCAACTCGTCAATCCTTTTCTCCTTTAGCAACTCTATGAGAATCTGGTCAAACCTTGAAGGCCTGGGCTTTACCCCTAGGTAAATACCGTCTAGTCTATGGGTAGGTGATCCGGTACCAAGCATAATGGCCTTCCTCCCACTTACAGCTTTCGATATGGCCCTTCCTAACGCTACGTGTTCCTCAGGGGTTCCATCAGTAATGGAGATGGTAATCACTTTGACACCGGGAAACATGAAACTTAGGGGGATCCAAGCGCCGTGGTCTAGGCCCCACGAGGTATCGGGCTCCATCTCAATACCCTCGTTTCTTCCTTGCCTTATGATCTCATTCGCCAGCTCTACATCGTTCTCCGCTGAGTAGCAGAACTTGTAAAGTTCATCAGGAAAACCGTAATAATCCTGGATGCATTCTAGTTTACCCTGAACCTCGACTAGGTGTTTCCCGTTCCACGAAATGAAGTGTGGGCTTAAGGTAATCACAACTTCTGGGGAGTACTCTCTTCTCACCCTATCCCCTATCTGCGTCATTAATTTCTTCCATGGTATATCCTCGACTAAAATTGTGGGGGATCCGTGAGAGACGAATAGTCCAATCATTAAACTCGCTTTAATAGATAAAGCTGTTTTATAAATTATTATGCTTTTCCGTGTCCATCTTGCTAAGAAAGAGTTAAAATTATATGAGAGTAGTGGAGTGAGCCATGAAGGTAGTATTCCTTGTAATGTCAGGAGACGATAAGTTAGGTCTAGCGCTCAGAATGGCCTATAACTCAGTTAAGAACAAGAGATATGACGATCTTAAGATGCTCTTCTTCGGTCCTAGTCAAAAGAGCATAACGGGACTCCAAGGAGATCTCAAGAACATGTTTGAGGAGCTCCTTAAGAACGGGACTGTGGACTCCGCATGTGTGGGCGTAGCTGAAAACATGGGGATCAAGGATACGCTGTTACAGATGGGGCTAAGGCTAACTCCAATGGGGGAGACGTTATCCAAGTACGTGAACCAGGGATATGAAGTAATAACTTTCTAAAGGAGAGAGAGAACCCCAAACAAAACTACCGAACTAAGGCAAATCCAATATATTATTTTTTCGTAGGTTCTGTTTCTCAACTCCCCCATTATTTTCTCGCTAGAAGAAAGGAGGCCAAGTATAACGCCTGGGCCTATGAGTGTGAACACGAAGAACACTAGCAGGTTTAGAATTACGTTTGTTAATGATGCAATAGGTACAGTAGATATGAGAACGGCAGCAGGCAAGCTCTCAAAGAGATAAACCAAGATCGTTTTATCTTTGCTTATTCCCAAGGCTTCCACTATACCCCACGCGCTTCCTAGAGATATGACTACCAAGGCAAGGAAGGCCGAGGATACGAGTCCAACGCTAAAAAATACAGGGGAAAGGGATCCAGCCACTGAATCCAACGCCTTTGTCAACGACTCTGGGGACAAGAAGTTAGTGCTAGGATCGACGCCAGCCATAGCCATCTCTACTATTACCATGAGTGCCTCAGTCGCTATGGCACCAAGCGCGGTCTCCATCCTTATCCTTTTCATCGCCTCCCTTTTTGAGATCAAATTCTTGATAGAAGAGAATTTAATTGCCGTAGCCGATGCCTGAAAGAATAACATGAAGGGCATTACCACTGCCCCAACGTTAGCTGCTACCAGAAAAAGGAAATTTTTGGACGCAGATACTTCCAGAACAGGATAGTCCCTCAAGCCCACGTGTGCTAGGACCAAGCCATAACCGATTATAAGGAGCAATGACATGAGAAGTAGTGGCTTTTCAGCATGTTCGTATTTCCTGGTGACTATCAAGCCCATATGAAGTAGGAAAACTAGGGGGACTGAGACTAGTGGGGAAATCCCAAAGACCGCTAATCCAACTGCAGCTCCAGCGTACTCTACAGCGTATGTTAGGGCGTCAGTCAGAGCCATGGGTAAAGCCATAAGAGAGGCTAATCCCTTAGAGTAATTCTCCCTAATCACGTCCCCTAGTCCTCTTCCAGTGGCTACCCCGATTCTCCCTGCTGCTTCCTGAATAAAGTAGAGTGGGACAGACAAAAGGAGGAGAAAAATCACAAGGGAGTACTTGAGCAAAGCTCCAGTCTCAGCTGCACCTATGGTACTAGAGGCGTCCATGTCGGCCATCATCACTAGCCATGCGGGACCGAACAACAGTAAGGCATTTTTAAATCTACGAAAATCCGTAATTGATTTACGCCGCATCGTAAATCTAGATTGTCTTTAATTAATAAAAAGTTTTCCCTAACTTTTTAGGTGAAGGGTGATAAAAATGACAGACCTCAGGACTCGGAGGACGTTAGAGTGTGTGGATATGGTTGGCAGACCCCCCAGAGCATTTGGGGGAGACAGTCGCTTGTTAGGCATTTCTTAAACTTGTGGGCTAGACGTGTTAGTCCTCTTTTTCAACTCAGAGTATGTTATGATTTGACCTACAATTAGAAAGACTCCCAATAATACTTGGAGGGGAAGAGCAACTAGTCCTACAAGGGTAACGACTGAGGCTATTAGTAAAGTCCTTCTATTTCTCTCGCGTGACAGCCTAATCAGTCCTAAGGCGATGCTGAAACTACCGACCAGATATACTAAATAACCAACGTCAATCAGGGCAATAAGGAAAAGATTTTTAGAAATTGTATCAGACGGTGCCACGTTGGCTTGATATAACCCTACCCCAGATAACATTAGTAGAAATCCAGGAAGGAGAAAGATTGACATAATGGATGAATTCTTATATCTCCTATCCAGTAACCTGAAACCTAAAGAGTAGCTCCCTATACCTAAACCTATTAAAACAACTGCCACAAAGCCGAAAAGGTTCTCCACTACGAAGTTAGTAGGTATAAAGGTCAAAAGGAGGAGAGTAACTCCAAGGGCTAGATACATGGCACCGTTGCTTAGTCTGAGATAAGACTCATCACCCCTATTGACCACCGTACTTTCCTCTTCCGTCAGTTGAACACTTGGTGGAACAAGGGGATACTTACATCTTTCACAGATCGAGGAACCGGAGGGGTTCTCGAAACCGCACCTGGGACACTTTTCCAGTGGGAAGGGTGTGGAAGGACTCAAAGGATACCTACATCTCTCGCAGAAGAAGGCGTTATCTTGATTCTCGAAACCGCACCGGGGACACTTCTTCACAGTTAACCATCTAAAACATGTCTATTAAGCATTGTCTAAGGGGGAGAGGGCTCAGAACTTAAAATGCATATTATTCAATTCCCTCTAGTTTCCAACCGTACTCTTTCATTAGAGTTTCTTTTCCTAAGGCCACCCATTTGTAAAACTTCCTTATTCTTCTTCTAGTTGTCCTCTCTATCCAAAGCTGAAGGACAACTTCACATATGTTTGATAGAGGCCACGCCATAACGAAAGCCATGGTTAAGCTGAGCCAGGGCAGAGGTGGCATGAATTCAGCCAGAATCATTGGAGTAGCTATGAGCGAGATAACTACGAACAAGGACCGGTTTGCTTCCCTCCTATTCGTCCTATACTTGGGCTCAAATTCTATGATTCCCCTTTCCTTCAGCTCCTTCAGATTTCTCACCATTTTCCACTCTCGGAACAGGAGGATAGATAATGAAAGTGGGATAATAATTAGGAACAAAGGAAAAAATGAGATTATAGCAATAAGTGATCCTAACACGAGGAAAATTGAGGATATTATGACCTCCCTCTTGGTTGCTAGAGGTCTCTCCTCAGTATAGGAAGCATGCGACGTCGTGGTCATTGGAAACGCCTCGAAGTTCAGGTTCCTTTTCTCTGCAGGAATTCATTGCGAAGGGGCACCTGGGGTAATATTTGCAACCTTTTCCATTATAGGGCTCAGCGTCTTCCTTCACCTTTACCGAGAAGAGTGACGCTCTCCCAGCTGGATCTGGAATGGGAACTGCTGAGATTAGAGCCTTCGTGTATGGGTGGAGCGGTTTATCTAAAAGGGTATCTGCGTTACCTGCCTCAATTACCTTACCTTGGTACATGACGTATATTCTATCTGCAACATACCCTATTGTAGATATATCGTGGGTTATCATGAGAATGCTCTTTCCACGCTCTTCCTTCAATTTCAGGAAGATGTCCAGGACTCCGGCCCTTATGGACATGTCAAGCATGGACACTGGCTCGTCTGCCACAATGAAACTGGGATCCAAAACTAGGGCTCTTGCAATTGCTACTCTCTGAAGTTGACCTCCTGACAGTTGGTTTGGAAGGGAACTTGCGTACTCCTCTTCGGGAGTTAGACCCACGTCTCTTAGGGCCTGCATGACCTTCTGGCGCTCTTCCTCCTTACTCTCAACTAGTCCTTGAACCCTCAACCCTTCAGCTACAATATCGTAGACTTTCAATCTGATATCCACCGCCTCATATGGGTTCTGGTAGATTATCTGGTTCTGTCTTCTGAACTCCTTTTCCTCCTTTCCTCTCAACTTGAATACGTTCTTCCCGTTCCATAGCACTTCGCCCGAAGTCGGTCTCTGAAGGTTCAGAATGGTTCTTCCAAGAGTCGTCTTTCCGCTTCCGGACTCACCAACTAGGCCCACAATCTCCCTTTCCTTTACGTTCACGTTCACTCCGTCTAACGCTTTCACCAAGACGTCCCTGGACTTGAAATACACCTTAAGGTCTCTGGTCTCTATCATTTCTTATTCACCGCGTGGCATGCAACGTAATGGAACCCCTCAATCCTGGTGAACTCAGGCTCCCTTTCGTTGCATATGGGCATGGCGAGTGGGCATCTTGGAGCAAACCTGCAACCTTTAGGAGGATCTTCCAGATCTGGTGGGAAGCCTGGTATTGCTACCAGTTTCTTTTGTTTCCTTAACCTTAAGTCTGGTATAGCCTTAATTAGAAGTTGCGTATACGGATGCAAAGGGTTGCTGAAAACCTTCTCCACATCCCCGAATTCCACCAACTTCCCAGCGTACATGACTGCGATGCTGTCGCTTACGTTTGCAAGAAGTGAGAGGTCATGGGTAACGAACATCATGCTGAATTTCCTAGTCTCCTGCAGGTTCTTCATGAGCTCGATTATCTTTGCCTGAGTGATTACATCTAGAGCTGTGGTAGCTTCGTCCGAAACTATCATGGACGGGTTGAGCAGCAGAGCCATGGCGATAACAACTCTCTGTCTCTGCCCTCCGGACAGCTCATGTGGAAACATTTCTGCCTTCTCCTGTGGGACTCCAACGTTCTCTAGAGCCTGGTAAATCCTCTCTGTGGCTTCAGCCTTAGATATCTCCTCATGTGCTAATATGGTCTCCAGCATTTGATCCTTTATCCTGTAGACCGGGTCCAAGACGTCCATTGAGGCTTGTGGGATGTACGCCATCTCTTTCCAGACTACTGTCTTCTTGAAAGTCTTCATGTCCATGTTGAGTAGGTTCTGTCCCTTGAACCTAACCTCTCCGCCCATGATCTGGGCATTCCTTGGCATGACCCTAAAGATAGCAGTCACAAGGGTTGATTTACCGCAACCAGATTCCCCAGCAACCC belongs to Metallosphaera tengchongensis and includes:
- a CDS encoding single-stranded DNA-binding protein, with protein sequence MKVKDLMPRKRADVTVKVISLGEKRQVIGKDGSSHQVVDVLVGDETGCVLMSVWDSNINKVTQGKVFAIEDGFVSVHRGSMRLSLGRTGKMVETQGTFEVNTQNNISNKVVEDERRRY
- a CDS encoding MFS transporter, encoding MKLNFIGSYLSWVMDSYDLGAVVITAAILEKVFYPTLGLLGAVLPVVFTVAARPLGAFLFGLLADLRGRKKALVFTVLGYSLSIGITGLVPPYAQIGIVAPVLISMLRVIQGIFIGGDVSSSFTLAMESVSRRRGLFSGLMQSGTLLGFVLVDLLFTSLAKSPSFFQYTWRYIYFTGVIPAVLALLIRAKMTESKVYLEAEKDYPTKGLQPIWQTILVMIGFWVIIYAGPQFIPVYLGQVLKLPPATYGFLALIMNVVGIPTMIISGLASDLLGRKTLGVIGVLVAFLTALWFYSFGTPSIGSMIAFGIGMNVASSISPAYLAERFKTFSRATGVGSSYNGAFLVAGFTQLFISGLSAFTSTSHSAIIVVGAGALVAGVGLLAGPETLRLSYLKV
- a CDS encoding CARDB domain-containing protein, translated to MRQNLAPLLLFVIIFSIIPISTIGSLASSSKPNYFNVTFVEQGLPSGTSWSVNFNGTVKNSTSNEITFSVQGPSYLHYSIPDVGKLIPTPSSGYVFVNSSTTVNVSFSPPFVKIVLGKPEAKLQSTGQVVSELQTGQTYEVGVEIQNQGNTNTLVTVNETIILNGRSVTSVTPLEGLAAGASTFLGFQWTPSQNGVYDFQVTVSATPNITESASSYLYVGQTPTTVTSYNVTFVEQGLPSGTSWSVNFNGTLKSSQSNQITFQAKNGTYNYEIGNVSYASRGILGYVPSLQAGKVTVNGSSVKVTVNFLSLIFNPTLTLSLVNSTKPTQIFGNTSYELSVNVTNLGNSSGHGYLLILAKQGNSTLINKAYNFSLGVKATKSFVLPLEVTSAQNVVITAYSYAQTPSGNVPINSTSITLTVLPKVTSVSTGTSSTTNTSTSPPTTHSNTTTTTTSPNTTTTTTPPTSNVTVTPSPKSSNFSVYLVLGIVVVIVVIALVVVLLRRK
- a CDS encoding ABC transporter ATP-binding protein; the protein is MIETRDLKVYFKSRDVLVKALDGVNVNVKEREIVGLVGESGSGKTTLGRTILNLQRPTSGEVLWNGKNVFKLRGKEEKEFRRQNQIIYQNPYEAVDIRLKVYDIVAEGLRVQGLVESKEEERQKVMQALRDVGLTPEEEYASSLPNQLSGGQLQRVAIARALVLDPSFIVADEPVSMLDMSIRAGVLDIFLKLKEERGKSILMITHDISTIGYVADRIYVMYQGKVIEAGNADTLLDKPLHPYTKALISAVPIPDPAGRASLFSVKVKEDAEPYNGKGCKYYPRCPFAMNSCREKEPELRGVSNDHDVACFLY
- a CDS encoding DsrE family protein — its product is MKVVFLVMSGDDKLGLALRMAYNSVKNKRYDDLKMLFFGPSQKSITGLQGDLKNMFEELLKNGTVDSACVGVAENMGIKDTLLQMGLRLTPMGETLSKYVNQGYEVITF
- a CDS encoding dioxygenase family protein translates to MIGLFVSHGSPTILVEDIPWKKLMTQIGDRVRREYSPEVVITLSPHFISWNGKHLVEVQGKLECIQDYYGFPDELYKFCYSAENDVELANEIIRQGRNEGIEMEPDTSWGLDHGAWIPLSFMFPGVKVITISITDGTPEEHVALGRAISKAVSGRKAIMLGTGSPTHRLDGIYLGVKPRPSRFDQILIELLKEKRIDELMTLPRRKEWIEAQPEGLLNPLYAVLGFSNPSEVEVLGYDVPWGGVSMLAALFK
- a CDS encoding zinc ribbon domain-containing protein; translated protein: MKKCPRCGFENQDNAFFCERCRYPLSPSTPFPLEKCPRCGFENPSGSSICERCKYPLVPPSVQLTEEESTVVNRGDESYLRLSNGAMYLALGVTLLLLTFIPTNFVVENLFGFVAVVLIGLGIGSYSLGFRLLDRRYKNSSIMSIFLLPGFLLMLSGVGLYQANVAPSDTISKNLFLIALIDVGYLVYLVGSFSIALGLIRLSRERNRRTLLIASVVTLVGLVALPLQVLLGVFLIVGQIITYSELKKRTNTSSPQV
- a CDS encoding DUF4382 domain-containing protein, which produces MKTWLIAVAVVVLVIVGYFGYVYLNTGPVSVYVQDAPSGFAVYLTVSSIMLHQVNGSWITVSNKTVTFQLSSNLTQLVSARVPAGKYNEIFLVIKNASVSLSGYSVTVPSNVLKIHFISDKDLVVASNLNAQVIISFPHVSLSAGSLIISPSITAEAIG
- a CDS encoding NRAMP family divalent metal transporter translates to MRRKSITDFRRFKNALLLFGPAWLVMMADMDASSTIGAAETGALLKYSLVIFLLLLSVPLYFIQEAAGRIGVATGRGLGDVIRENYSKGLASLMALPMALTDALTYAVEYAGAAVGLAVFGISPLVSVPLVFLLHMGLIVTRKYEHAEKPLLLMSLLLIIGYGLVLAHVGLRDYPVLEVSASKNFLFLVAANVGAVVMPFMLFFQASATAIKFSSIKNLISKREAMKRIRMETALGAIATEALMVIVEMAMAGVDPSTNFLSPESLTKALDSVAGSLSPVFFSVGLVSSAFLALVVISLGSAWGIVEALGISKDKTILVYLFESLPAAVLISTVPIASLTNVILNLLVFFVFTLIGPGVILGLLSSSEKIMGELRNRTYEKIIYWICLSSVVLFGVLSLL
- a CDS encoding ABC transporter ATP-binding protein, whose product is MIFEESTDTLLQVDSLKTYYRTKTGYVKAVDDVSLFLDRAKVLGVAGESGCGKSTLVTAIFRVMPRNAQIMGGEVRFKGQNLLNMDMKTFKKTVVWKEMAYIPQASMDVLDPVYRIKDQMLETILAHEEISKAEATERIYQALENVGVPQEKAEMFPHELSGGQRQRVVIAMALLLNPSMIVSDEATTALDVITQAKIIELMKNLQETRKFSMMFVTHDLSLLANVSDSIAVMYAGKLVEFGDVEKVFSNPLHPYTQLLIKAIPDLRLRKQKKLVAIPGFPPDLEDPPKGCRFAPRCPLAMPICNEREPEFTRIEGFHYVACHAVNKK